In Vigna angularis cultivar LongXiaoDou No.4 chromosome 8, ASM1680809v1, whole genome shotgun sequence, the DNA window GgttgtttttttcttgtgttgttaTTGGTGGACCAGAGGTTGATGTTGGCACATGATTTTCATTATATTTggtcatttttaattaatttatttatttaacaacaCTTGGTGTGTGGACCATGTTTTGAACCAAACACACGTGTTTCTCATGCTTCCTTTCAATAGCTACTATCAAACAAATGGAAATTCTGATATTGCATGCAATTTTGGAGTCACTGTTGCTTTAACCAAACGTGACCCTGGTAAGTCAAAATGGATATTCCtagtttgttttctttgaaaaactTCTACAGGTTTTTGTAACTATGAGATGTGATATTCTTTTAGAAGATACCAGAACACTTACTTTTGAATAAGCAATTTGCCCACCCCTAATTCACATTACTATGATATGTGATTTCAACATTAGTTCAATTTTGATTTGAAATAATTGTGGTAACAGGAAAATGATGTAATGCGGGTAAGTGAAATAATTTGTGATTTCAACATTAGTTCAATTTTGATCTTTCTGAAAAACCCTTGCAAGCAGTGTGCTAAGCCAAGAAATTCCCGGCGGTTTTTCAAAAAACCCTCGCAAATAGCGGCAGTTTTTTGAAAAAACCCCCGCGAATATTGTGACGGTGAGTGGTTTTTCCAACCTTGGGAAATATATTTACCAAgggttaaaaccgccggtaatgCGAAAAAACCCCCTAGTAAAATTCTATGTTTTTGTAGTGTAACCTTTAATTCGGATAAATGGTATTACATAAAGAAGAttcaatgcattttttttcttttcttttcactttgaCAATCCTTTaacatttatcattatttataaatataataaaaggattgaatgaaaaagaaaatatctacTACTATGATTTATGTTGGACAAAATGAGATCCCAAAAGTTTGTGGcggtaattttaaaatttgtagtaactttttttcatcgtttagatttgaaaaaaatgagtaCTTACGTAGTTGACATAAACTAGAAAATAGAGGATTAGAGTTGATaggtatattaaaataattagaccaagtattttattataaaataatcttataatataaatagaattttctaagcttgtctcattatctaaaatactGTTTATCTCTCTAAACTTCTTTCCCTTCGTTTCCTCtcacttctctctacaaattcttaCTCTTAAATCATCTGTTCGATTATCAGGGAGGTGTCTAAGCAATCCTGGCATCGAGGTCTACCTATCTGCTTGATCAGTTTGTTGATTTGAGCAAGTTAGTTTCGTTcactttttcttagtttttccCTAATTATGTGATCATGCAAAGAATCTGTTTTTGCATGTGAGAAGAGTTCCTCTTTCTTCAATTCttagctcaatttaggttctaaagTTTCTCTTCAATCATCAATCGATGATTTGTAGGTGTTTTTAGAAGTTCCTTGAGGTGTAAGCCACGGTCGATGTTTTTTCTTGAGCTATACAAGTTtgatagaggtaagggaagttagaaaatttgtttttaattgaagTGTGTGGTGTAAGTTTGATGGTATGTGATTATTAAATTGTTTGGATGTAGAATGTTGTTTTGTGTTAGAAATAATTGAAGTACTTAAATGAAATTGATGCTTTGTATGATGATGGATGTTGTATAACATGTTGAATCTATTGTATGTATGTTGATGATGTTGTATTTGATGATGTTGTATTTGATGTTGATGAAATGAATATTGTTTGAAGAAAAAGGGTTAGTCTTGGTTGTAGGTTAATTGATCAAAAATGGAGATTTAAGGTAGTGAAATGATGAGAAAGGATTGCTGAACTGATTTAATGAAGTTTGGGTTGTTTATCAACTTGTTTGGGTCATGTTCAACATTTTAAATGGTAGAGAATTCAGTTAGGAGTGAGTGGTGGTGATTGTGTAGAGTTCAACTTGGTTTAGAACTCAAATTGAGGAAGTGAACTAGTGAAAACTTGAGTTAGAGGTTCTATGCTCAAATGGTCATCTTGGAGAGTTTTGGTAAGTCATTAGAGACTTGTTAGAGTCCCTAAGTTACTTGATATTGTGCCACAAATGGTAGAATTCAATTTGGGTCTCTAAGTTGAGTTTTTGTAAGTTTTTGGTTTAGGTTTTATAGCTACATGTTTAAAAGGAGTTTAGAATGGGTTAGACACACTTGGTTTCAGTTAAGTATAATTAGGTGTTTAACACGATCTAGGAGGACTAGAAGTTCAGAAAAATGTATCCAATTGGGTCATTTTGGGTGCATGTTCATAATTCTATAGTTTGGTGTTGcaaaattatgcagactcgctgagcgAGTGGAATCGCTCAGTGAGTGGCTGAGAAGTTGGGCACACTGTCTAGACATTCGCCTAGCGAGCTGTGTCGCTAAGCGAGTGCTTAGAGGGTCTGGACCACTGTCTGGGGAATTCGTCTAGTGAGTTGTGTCGCTAAGCGAGAGGTTGAAGTCTGCGATCATTGAGAGTTTTATTCGCCTAGCGAGCTGTGTCGTTGAGCAAGTGTTTGGAGGGTCTGGACCACTGTCTGGGGATTTGCCTAGCGAGTGGTGTCGCTAAGCGAGAGGTTGAGGTTTGGGAGCACTGTTAGTTTTATTTGCTTAGCGAGCTAGGTCGCTGAGCGAGTGGTTTGAAGTCTGGAGGTACTGCTTGTGGATTTGCACAGCGAGATAGGTCGTTGTGTGAGAGAACTCTATGGTCGCTTAGCAAGTGTATGCGCTAAACGACTTGACTGGTCCAGGTTTTAGTTTACTGTTTCCTTCTTTGTCCTTGATTGATTTGAGTGATGTTTTGATTCATTGTGAATTATGTATGAATGTGTATTGAGTTATATGAGTATCAAAGTTACGAGTTATGATTCAAAGTGAAAGAAAGTATGGTTTCAAAGTAATGAAAGTAAGTTCCAAAGCGAATTCTCTTGATGAggttcaagtatgtttagaatgaatgcaggagctcagtcttgggagTTATCCTGAAACTttaatggtctttcattctcatgtagagaggattgatccatttcgtgaggagtagcaggaagTCTTAGTGTTGGGGGCTTCTAGTATGTTCCAAGGCCCGAAACaacctaaccttgtgagtgtggtagggtgaaacccattggcaatgactttgtaAAGCAGTAGAAGTCACCATAAGTGCACAACCTGCCATAGCTTAGCAATTATTATAAGTCTGGACGGTCAATTCATTGTAGTATCATGCATAAAGTGTGTTGTGTTGGTGAATGACTATGTGTGATTGTATGTAATGTAGTTGACGAATATAATGattgttcttttatttaaactagcATACCatgttgtttgtgtttgtgttttgtatgttgCGGTGTTTTCTTCTTTGCAATAATCATCTTGTGGGTGTGAGCAAAAAGAGATGAGGTTTCCGTAGAGCAGGCATGGACGGAGGAGATGTTGCTATTTAGTTAGTTTTCGATTAGCTTTGTCTATAGTTTTGTTAGCcaatttgtatataaagtttaaaattttatggttatgGATGACTTTAagtttatactttatattttagtttgatAACGATTTTATCATATCATATCTGTGATAACTTTTTATATagtattatactatattattgggatgttacaaattcTATGTTCTATCTTCACctaactataatttattttcttaatgtaTGACCTACCTTTGAGGGTACGGATTCCATAGACTGGATCGCGAAGGCAGAGAAATTCTTCAACCTCCATAATGTGATTGAGAAGGAGAAAATGAAGCTCGTCTATATATGCATGGAAAGAGGCACTAACTATTTGTTCTATGTTTAGCCTAAGAAAACCAAGAATCCCACCTGGGAGTTGTTCATTGACGCTCTGACGCAGAGGTTTGACGGATTAAATCGAGGCACCATTTTTTAATAGAAGGGGAGTGTCAACGAGTACAACCAGGAGTTTAAATTCTTGGTGGCGCAAATCTCGGGAGTTACTTAGGAGCCATGTTTATACCGACTTTAatacaaatgttttttttatatctttctgtatagatttttttataccTTAGTCGTGCAATTCCACGTTATAGAAATTAATTGATGGCCCAAGCTCACTAGTccttattttttgtaattattaatctCTCTTGTATGGGCCGCCTGTTTGATTGCACCCACACACGGGCTATAGTGATTACTCccctttcttcctttttatttcttttagattttaagTTGATAGCAAACTGTGGATAATCGAATTTTGGACCTCCTTTTGTCTTTTTTTCCTTTAGGAACACTAAACGAAACTCGGTAATTTtgagcttttttttttgttttcattttttaaatagaggtgtaagaaagaaaataaaataaattaagcatAACGTAAAATAATGTTGaaatattgtaataattgtTGTAATtctgagaaaataaaatttcaatataattaaataagttaagttataattatttttaagttgaaagttaaaaaagtaaaagtttatCATTATTCCGTTCTagttaaaattagataaaaataatagttcatATTTAAAGGTTATAAAAATTAAGGTCCCACAGAATCGTCTCGTCttggtatttttttaatttaattaggtcttgtttatgtaaaattgagtcaattgtaATCTTGTCATTAATTTTAATGGACGACGTTAAATTTACTGTGTCGTAGCATGCTGACCAAGCAATTAATTCTAATGTGGCACACTCAGGATATTAATGACAAGgggtttgtaatttttaaacgAAAGAAATTTTGGGTCGCGTGGTGTTATGTAGTCCTCTACTTCTTCCCTTCCTCAAGCCTTCCATTCTCTCTCTGTCACCCACACACTCGTAGCCCTCAATTTCCATAGTGACAAGGACAATGATGAGTTTCTCAGAGAATCGTTACCTAAGTTCGATGTCCTTGTAGCCGATGAACTTAGGAATTTTAATTACTACCATGGGGAAGATGAATTTGGTAAAGCAAGAGGTCCAGATGAAAGGAACTTAGACTCTTTGAATGAATACGATTTAGGGCATTCTGGTGAATATGGTTTAGTAGCTGATATTGATCGGGAAAGATTTTGTGTGCCTCAAGGTTATGAGTCATATGATCACACGCAGGAACCATATCTCTGGGAGCAGCACAGGAAGGCTTCAACCCATGGGAAATCAACTCTTCTAGCTTTGACTCATGGTTGAAACATCTTTGATTGTTgtcaataaacaaataaatggtTCTTGAAATCACTGCAGCTTCAGAAACCCTAACAGGAAAAGGACACCCAAGGAAGAAGACAATGCTTTATTTcgtcttttataattaaatttcccctaatgcataattaaatttCACTTAATGCAATCTTAGTGTGCCACATCAAAATTAATTGTTTGGTCTGCATGCTACAACACAGTAATTTTAACGTCCTCCACTGAAATTAACGACAATATttcaattgactcaattttacaaaaacaaggacttgattgagataaaaaaaaatacgaagACCACAATTCTATTAAAATAAGGATatccgaaatgattaaacctaaaattgaAGTTAATAATTAAAGAGAAAGAATTTTAGGTATTTCATTTCTGAATTTCctcattttctttccttcatatattattttactctctaatctttatttttttataattttaaataaaaagttattttttactttaatgcatgaatataatatatgtgTAGAATATGACACATTCAATATCACtataagaatataaatatgttattattattatatgaacccaaattaaaatagtatacatatcaaagttattaatataaaaaattataaattattattattgttaaaataatattattttataaattagatgttttattgataaataatcaataaaatattttaaagtattgGATAATGGTATTTAAGTGATGTATTCATATTATTCAAGTTGAGTCTCGAAGTAATTGATAGGTTATAAACACAttatttgtcaaaaaaaaatagtagatTACATTGGACGTAATATTTCTTAACGAATACACTCGTACCACAATAATaacttgtatttttataaaagaaaggtttaatcattcactaagtccctattttcgcatggaatctcaatttcgtccctttctttctaaaaatttcaattgggtcccaattttatgaaaattgcaacaaatcgatcctttccgttaatttggctggacggcgttaaaaaaaattgatgagtgaatgctgagatgacgaacgagcgctcgtccagcagcgaacgagcgctcgtccagcaacgaacgagcgctcgtccaacagcgaacgaacgctcgtccagcagcgaacgagcgctcgaccaccgaacgaacggtcgtccagtgtggaacgaacggttgtccagcagtaagaggtcgacgagcgtccgttctctggtggacaaccgttcgttccacactggacgaccgttcgttcggtggtcgagcgctcgttcgctgctggacgagcgctcgttcgctgctggacgagcgctcgttcgtcatctcagcattcactcatcaatttttttaacgccgtttgacactatttaatggaaaggatcgatttgttgcaattttcataaaattgggacccaattgagattttcagaaagaaagggacgaaattgagatttcatgcgaaaatagggacttagtgaatgattaaacctaaaagaaATTTGTATAGTCTTGTTGGACACAGTTATGGCTTCAGATCATACACTTACCATAACAGTTGTCCATGTGTTGTCTCAACGCAAATGTTTGTTTCTGATGTTTATTTGTTATGATATCAATTCAATAAGCCAACTTTCTTACAAAAACAACTTTCATCTATTTAACACATATTTTGGCTTGCTTTTGAAAATCTTATCTACTCATTTTCAAGCCactcttaataaataaaaataactattacTTTCTTAATACTATATACTGTCAAATCATTTGAAAGCTACAAATAATACCATCTTTCAATGTttcaatgttatattttaattttaatacctTAATTATCTGTTGTGTATTACTGTGACAGTTAAAagctttcattttattatatacagGCAAATAAAAAATCTAGGCTTATAACTATGATAATTTAGAAAGCAATTTTTAACTTCCTAGTAGTTTggtataaatttagaaaatattaataaatttaatgattatttaactttaattttttatctgtatatatatatatatacttaggAGTTAAGTTAAGGTAGGTGGTGGAAGGTGTGAGTTACTGGATTGGTTTTAAACGCAATTGGATTAACAAACATAAACAGATGTGGcagttttgatttgattttacaTGTAATAGGATATTTTGTTTGCGAAAGTCTGTTTCTTTTCTGTGAGGACGAAAAAcaacttaataaatttaactgtcttcttctttcattttaatcaataaaataaattcaaaagagaaaattaaaccccatttcttttctcttaccAAATAGTACTAAAAAATCAGTCTTTTTCTGtgtttaattacaaattacgatctcatttcaaatttcaaaatcaaaagtctctcttttttctctcccATTGCAAAGCTCTGAAACTCTGCTCTCCCAAACTCCATTGTTCTTCCTTCCATGCTAAACTATGTCTCTTCTCAGCCGATTCTTCTACAAGCGTCCCCCTGATGGCTTACTCGAATTTGCAGACAGAGTCTATGGTAAATTCCTAATTTTCACTTCGTTTCGATTTTGATTTTCGTTTTGTGAAATTTTCCACTTTCCATTTCCTTTTCAGTATTCGATTCCTGCTTCTCCACCGAAGCCCTCCCAGAGGGAATGTACCAGCTCTACCTCCGCCAAATTCTCTCCGACCTCCACGAAGACTTCCCGGAATCTTCCTTCCTCGCACTCAACTTCCGCGACGGTGACTCACGCAGCCGCTTCTCGCGCCTCCTGTGCGGACTTGACGCCATCGTCATCGACTATCCGAAGCAGTACGAGGGCTGCCCCCTCCTCCCCCTCTCCCTCCTCCACCACTTCCTCCGCCTCTGTGACACCTGCCTCGCCGACCCCGCCGCCGTGATCTTGTTCCACTGTGAGCGCGGCGGCTGGCCCCTCCTCGCCTTTCTCCTTGCTGCTTTCCTCGTTTTCCGGAAGGCGCAGAGTGGGGAGCGGAAGATTCTGGAGATGGTTCACAGGGAGGCGCCGAAGGGGCTGCTGCAGCTGCTGTCGGCGCTCAACCCGATGCCGTCGCAGCTGCGTTATGTGCAGTATGTGGCTCGGAGGAACATTGGCGCGGAGTGGCCGCCGCCGGAGAGGGCGCTGTCTCTCGACTGTGTAATACTCAGAGGGGTTCCTGGGTTTGATGGGGGGAATGGGTGCAGGCCGTTGTTTAGGATTTTTGGGAGGAATTTGCTTAGTAAAGGCGGCCTTTCCACGCGGATGATTTATAATATgcataagaagaagaagacttTGAGGCACTACAGACaggttgtgtgtgtgtgtgtgaatggTTGAGTTTTCTGTGGGACAAAATTGATATATGGTTGAGTTTTCTGTGGGACAAAATTGATATATGGTTGCTTAGGTGCTTTGGTGCCGTTCTTCAATCTGTCTGTGGGTGTGTAGTTGGTCGAGTTTTCGCGTAGCAGAACATGTATACCGTTCTTTTGGTTGTTTTGTTTGTCTATCACTGGAATTGAGTTTTACTTTGGTAATTTGTGTAAGAAAGGTTTGTATCAAAGGTTGAGATAGATTAATGAGGTGAACCTTCAATTCTGATTAGAAAATAAGGATTAAGAGAAAGTATGCaagttttgttgtttgtttttggttgttgtgtttgtttgtgagGATAGTTGATGCTGGAATGAATGTATTGTGTTTTTATCTCAGGCAGACTGTGATGTGATTAAGATTGATATTCAATGCTTAGTGCAAGGGGATGTGGTGTTGGAGTGCGTGCATTTGGATTTGGATCCGGAGAGGGAGGTGATGATGTTTCGAGTGATGTTCAATACAGCATTCATTCGGTCGAACATTTTGATGCTGAATGCTGAGAACTTGGACATTCTGTGGGATTCGAAGGAGCGGTATCCAAAGGGCTTCCGGGCTGAGGTGAGTATGTGTTAAAATGTACtgtattttgaaaagttaagaCTTAGGGTTGTAATGGTGTGATTGTTCTGCATTTTTAGGTTATTGGTTTTAATCTGATCTTGAAAAACCTTGAAATTTAGGTATTGTTTGGGGAGGTTGAAAACATAAGTCCTCAAAGGGCTCCCACAAGTATTTTAGATGGTGAGGTGAAAGGTGGATCACCCATTGAGGCATTTTCAAGGGTTCAAGAACTTTTCAGTGGTGCAGAATGGATTGACAGTGGTGATTCTGCTGCTGTATGGCTTCTTAAGCAGCTTACAGTATTAAACGACGCCAAAGAGTTTTCAAGGTTTCAGGGTAGAGGAAGTTGGTATTCATCTCCTGCTGACtctgaagaagaaaataatgagtCGAGCACTGCTGATAGTTCAGACGAGGCCTTTGATGTTATTCCCAGGTCTTATGCTGATCcttcaaaattatttacatcTGACACACCTGATTTGGTCCatttaacttttgaaaacaaCGGTGGAGATTATGTAAATCTAACTTCAAGAACACCTGATCAGTCACTAACCGATGATGTTTCATTGCCTCACCATGCTCTAACAAAGGAAACTTCTCCTTGTTTGTCTCCACCGTCACCTTCACATTTTCCCGCTATTCAACCTCTACCGACACTTCCACCTCAATCATCAATACCTATACAGCCAAGTTTAGCTCCTCCCCATCCTCCCCCACCTCCGCATCCATTAGTTCAGGATCTGAACAATGCTTCTACATTGCCTTCACCTCCTCCTCCACCCCCTCTCCCTCCTATAGGTGGGGATGCCAATAGCACTCCTGGTTTACCTCCATCTGTACAAACAAGTTCAGCCCCTCCACCACCTCCTCCTCCCCCACTTGCACTTGGACCCGTACAAACAACTTTAGTCCCACCACCTCCTCCTCTTCCACCACCAGGTACTGAGGGAACAAATTCAGTCCCACCACCTCCGCCTCCATCTCCACCTTCAGGTCCTTTGCGAACAGATTTGGCCCCTCCACCTccaccacctcctcctcctcctcctttaGGTCCTATGCAAACAGGTTCAgccccaccaccaccaccaccacctccacctCCTCTAGGTCCTGCACAAACAAGTTCAGTTCCACCTCCACCTCCTTCAGGTCCTACACAATTAGGTTCTTTACCCCCACCACCTCCAGGTCTTGTACAAACAGGTTCTGctccacctccacctccacctcctcctcctccaggTCATGTGCAAACAGGTTTAGctccacctccacctccacctcctccaGGTCCTGTACGAACAGCTCCACCACCAGCTCCACCTCCACCAGGTGCTGTACAAACAGGTTCAgccccaccaccaccacctcctcctccAGGTCCTGTACGAGCAGGTGCAGGtccaccaccacctccacctcctccaGGTCCTGTACGAACAGGTTCAGCTCCTCCACCACCTCCTCCTCCAGGTCCTATACGAGCAGGTTCAGCTCCCTCACCACCACCTCCGCCAAGTGTACAAACAGGTTCagctccaccaccaccaccaccaccattgGCACCAAGGCCCCCAGgtgctcctcctcctcctccacctggTCGTGGTGCATCTCCAATGCCACCTGCACTTACAGCCACTAGTGTGGCACCACCTCCTGGCAAAGCTTCAACAACAAATGTTGGTAGAGGTCGTGGTACTGGTGTTACTGCTAATGCTCCAAAGAAAACTTTGCTAAAACCCCTACACTGGGTGAAAGTTGCTCGAGCAGCCAAGGGAAGTCTATGGGCTGATTCATAGAAACAGGACAGTGGAACAAGGTACTGATTACAGAATTTTGATATGGATATCAAACATGATTTTCATTATAATGGTACTTCTATAATGACTGGAAATTGTCATTTTTAAAGCTTCTTGTGGGATCACATTATGTATTGTTGTTGTGGgtaattttgttaatttccCTAGTCTCCTTTAGTCAGAGGGAGGGTGGGATTCAATGCCTATTTAGCATTTctgattttaaataatgaaatgttTGTTAGGGCCCCTGAGATAGATATATCAGAACTTGAGACCCTGTTTTCAGCAGCATCTACTTGTGATGGGAGTAGTACTAGAGGAGGAGTTCGGCGTGGTCCTAATATTAACAAGCCGGAGAAAGTACAACTGGTAAGCAACTTCTTTTtggcataaattattttgtcaaCTAAATTGGAGTTTATATGCTTGATTAGAA includes these proteins:
- the LOC108334847 gene encoding LOW QUALITY PROTEIN: formin-like protein 14 (The sequence of the model RefSeq protein was modified relative to this genomic sequence to represent the inferred CDS: substituted 1 base at 1 genomic stop codon), coding for MSLLSRFFYKRPPDGLLEFADRVYVFDSCFSTEALPEGMYQLYLRQILSDLHEDFPESSFLALNFRDGDSRSRFSRLLCGLDAIVIDYPKQYEGCPLLPLSLLHHFLRLCDTCLADPAAVILFHCERGGWPLLAFLLAAFLVFRKAQSGERKILEMVHREAPKGLLQLLSALNPMPSQLRYVQYVARRNIGAEWPPPERALSLDCVILRGVPGFDGGNGCRPLFRIFGRNLLSKGGLSTRMIYNMHKKKKTLRHYRQADCDVIKIDIQCLVQGDVVLECVHLDLDPEREVMMFRVMFNTAFIRSNILMLNAENLDILWDSKERYPKGFRAEVLFGEVENISPQRAPTSILDGEVKGGSPIEAFSRVQELFSGAEWIDSGDSAAVWLLKQLTVLNDAKEFSRFQGRGSWYSSPADSEEENNESSTADSSDEAFDVIPRSYADPSKLFTSDTPDLVHLTFENNGGDYVNLTSRTPDQSLTDDVSLPHHALTKETSPCLSPPSPSHFPAIQPLPTLPPQSSIPIQPSLAPPHPPPPPHPLVQDLNNASTLPSPPPPPPLPPIGGDANSTPGLPPSVQTSSAPPPPPPPPLALGPVQTTLVPPPPPLPPPGTEGTNSVPPPPPPSPPSGPLRTDLAPPPPPPPPPPPLGPMQTGSAPPPPPPPPPPLGPAQTSSVPPPPPSGPTQLGSLPPPPPGLVQTGSAPPPPPPPPPPGHVQTGLAPPPPPPPPGPVRTAPPPAPPPPGAVQTGSAPPPPPPPPGPVRAGAGPPPPPPPPGPVRTGSAPPPPPPPGPIRAGSAPSPPPPPSVQTGSAPPPPPPPLAPRPPGAPPPPPPGRGASPMPPALTATSVAPPPGKASTTNVGRGRGTGVTANAPKKTLLKPLHWVKVARAAKGSLWADSXKQDSGTRAPEIDISELETLFSAASTCDGSSTRGGVRRGPNINKPEKVQLVDLRRAYNCEIMLSKIKIPLPDMLKAVLALDSLVLDIDQVENLIKFCPTKEEMEMLKNYAGNKEMLGKCEQFFMELMKVPRVESKLRVFAFKITFSSQVNDLKVNLNTINNAAREVKESGKLRQIMQTILTLGNALNQGTARGSAVGFKLDSLLKLSDTRARNNKMTLMHYLCKLLAEKMPELLDFDKDLVHLEAASKIQLKALAEEMQAVSKGLEKVEQELAASENDGAISTGFRKVLKNFLDIAEADVRSLISLYSEVGRSADSLSQYFGEDPARCPFEQVFLWLKAPVEGSQARRR